One region of Vibrio zhugei genomic DNA includes:
- a CDS encoding DEAD/DEAH box helicase: MGFTSLGLSAPILKAIKEKGYTTPSPIQEQAIPAVLTGQDIMAAAQTGTGKTAGFTLPILELLSNGPRVRSNQVRALILTPTRELAAQIQENVETYSRHLSLSNTVVFGGVKVNPQMQRMRKGADILVATPGRLLDLFNQNAIKFDQLEVLVLDEADRMLDMGFIRDIRKILRVLPEKRQNLLFSATFSESIRELAKDLVNNPVQISVAPANSTATLVEQQVYTADVKKRAPMLLKLIKEGNWHQVLVFTSTKRGANRLSEYLTENGIMAAAIHGNKSQGARTKALANFKSNDVRVLVATDIAARGIDIPQLPQVVNFDLPKVAEDYVHRIGRTGRAGEVGKAISFVTAADVSELSAIERLIQKKLPRFELEGYPATNKVPETKLDTRPIKPKKPKKPKKPSVNADHSDSKPTEGGEARRKQPKRSSNSKGSYRGQSSSAAKSTSNDKGTTTRAPRRRKPQAKPATSHS; encoded by the coding sequence ATGGGTTTTACCTCGTTAGGTCTTTCTGCTCCAATACTTAAAGCAATAAAGGAAAAGGGTTACACAACACCTTCTCCAATTCAGGAACAAGCAATACCCGCTGTGTTAACGGGTCAAGATATTATGGCAGCAGCGCAGACAGGAACGGGGAAAACCGCCGGCTTTACATTGCCAATTTTAGAACTGCTTTCTAATGGTCCAAGAGTGCGCAGTAACCAAGTGCGTGCGTTAATTTTAACGCCTACGCGCGAGCTTGCGGCGCAAATTCAAGAAAATGTCGAAACCTACAGTCGTCACTTATCGCTGAGTAATACCGTGGTGTTTGGGGGTGTGAAGGTCAATCCGCAAATGCAGCGCATGCGTAAAGGCGCGGATATTCTAGTGGCAACGCCAGGACGATTATTGGATCTTTTTAATCAGAACGCCATTAAGTTTGACCAACTTGAAGTGTTAGTGCTCGATGAAGCTGACCGCATGTTGGACATGGGTTTTATTCGCGATATTCGTAAAATCCTGCGGGTATTACCGGAAAAACGTCAGAACTTGCTCTTTTCTGCGACTTTCTCAGAAAGTATTCGCGAGCTTGCGAAAGACCTAGTGAACAACCCTGTGCAGATTTCAGTCGCTCCAGCCAATTCAACCGCCACACTGGTTGAACAACAAGTTTATACGGCAGACGTGAAAAAGCGCGCGCCGATGTTGTTAAAGCTGATTAAAGAGGGCAACTGGCATCAAGTTTTGGTGTTTACGAGTACCAAACGTGGTGCGAATCGTCTGTCCGAATATCTTACGGAAAACGGCATCATGGCAGCAGCCATTCATGGCAACAAGAGCCAAGGGGCTCGAACCAAGGCGCTTGCTAACTTTAAATCGAACGACGTGCGTGTATTAGTGGCGACGGACATTGCGGCACGCGGTATTGATATTCCTCAGTTGCCTCAAGTGGTCAATTTTGATTTACCGAAAGTAGCAGAAGATTATGTACACCGTATTGGCCGTACTGGCCGAGCGGGTGAAGTCGGCAAAGCCATCTCGTTTGTAACGGCGGCTGATGTCAGCGAGCTTTCTGCGATTGAACGTTTGATTCAGAAAAAACTGCCACGTTTCGAGTTAGAAGGCTATCCGGCCACCAACAAGGTGCCAGAAACCAAACTGGATACTCGTCCAATTAAGCCCAAGAAACCGAAAAAGCCGAAGAAACCGAGTGTCAATGCCGATCATAGTGATTCGAAGCCGACTGAAGGTGGTGAAGCACGCCGCAAGCAACCCAAACGCAGTTCAAACAGCAAGGGGAGTTACCGAGGTCAATCGAGCTCAGCAGCAAAATCCACGAGCAATGATAAAGGTACGACTACCCGCGCCCCACGCCGTAGAAAACCACAAGCTAAACCTGCAACGTCACACTCATAA
- a CDS encoding GNAT family N-acetyltransferase: MAYWIGTPYWDYRCATEACRCLIAFAKEYCSLTTLQVMHLVGNERSKSVITKLGIGYLGAGGSPHNSPNPQVCVRR, from the coding sequence ATTGCTTATTGGATTGGTACACCTTATTGGGATTATCGCTGCGCGACGGAGGCTTGCCGCTGCTTGATCGCTTTTGCAAAAGAGTATTGCAGTTTAACTACACTGCAAGTTATGCACTTAGTGGGTAATGAACGCTCAAAATCGGTGATTACTAAGCTTGGAATAGGTTATTTGGGCGCTGGCGGATCCCCTCATAATTCCCCCAACCCACAGGTATGCGTAAGGCGTTGA
- a CDS encoding methyl-accepting chemotaxis protein, which produces MQFFKNVSIAKKLIGTIVVMLLCLVGVSTFAIYKMSLVATEIDVIAEENIPLSKLATDVTVKQLHGAILLEKAFRIAGIETKEQTQALTGYDAKIRQIAHDFNQQVHTAQTLLKTSIEHAFHPKVKARLVALNAKLDTIIANHHGYERLLVEVLDGLKAGRGPEELSDVAFTLEQQQTKFDEDLQQFLSHLERATQSAVNMTKKEEHQALTYMVGVSVASIIVGVMLGIILSRYLVKGIAVACDMAKEMAKGNFNQSSPVHSKDETGMLIENMNNVCLSLSTMVGQVIDRADNIAATVVELSSVADTNRRAMATQQDNTTQVASAMTEMAATIHEVANNATSSSDATDQLDQSAKKGTHVISEAQALSEKLQQQGEAFRAIVNVIQDSTREIQNFIQVVDGISEQTNLLALNASIEAARAGEQGRGFAVVADEVRHLASRSQKATKEIESLINQLVGNTKEASDVVDNSAATIEKTTFNIHQVQDVFGYIAQSITELAEANVQVATASEQQSVASLQISSNLESIQHSGENVLLSTSETAQASEDLSVQANGLKELMHQFQVANIATPT; this is translated from the coding sequence ATGCAATTTTTTAAAAACGTCTCTATCGCTAAGAAGCTGATTGGCACGATTGTGGTTATGCTTCTTTGCCTGGTTGGTGTGTCGACATTCGCGATTTACAAGATGTCCTTGGTCGCCACTGAAATTGATGTCATCGCGGAAGAAAATATTCCCTTATCCAAATTAGCGACTGATGTCACTGTCAAACAGCTGCATGGGGCCATTTTATTAGAAAAAGCATTTCGAATTGCGGGTATCGAGACCAAAGAACAGACCCAAGCCTTAACGGGGTACGATGCGAAAATTCGGCAAATCGCGCACGATTTCAATCAACAAGTGCACACCGCCCAGACGTTGTTAAAAACGTCGATTGAGCACGCCTTCCACCCGAAAGTAAAAGCACGCTTAGTCGCCTTGAATGCCAAACTAGACACGATCATCGCGAATCATCATGGCTATGAACGCTTGCTCGTTGAGGTCCTCGATGGGTTGAAAGCAGGGCGCGGGCCTGAGGAACTCAGCGACGTGGCATTTACCTTAGAGCAACAGCAAACCAAGTTTGATGAAGACTTACAGCAATTCTTATCTCATTTAGAAAGGGCGACACAATCAGCCGTTAACATGACGAAAAAAGAAGAGCATCAAGCGCTTACCTATATGGTGGGGGTTTCAGTCGCTTCGATTATTGTTGGTGTGATGCTTGGTATTATTTTGAGTCGTTATCTAGTGAAAGGCATTGCGGTGGCGTGCGACATGGCGAAAGAGATGGCAAAAGGCAACTTTAATCAATCCAGCCCAGTGCACTCGAAAGATGAAACCGGTATGTTGATTGAGAATATGAATAACGTGTGCCTGTCGCTCAGTACCATGGTAGGGCAAGTGATTGACCGTGCTGATAATATCGCAGCAACGGTGGTGGAATTATCCAGCGTCGCGGATACCAACCGTCGAGCGATGGCGACTCAGCAAGATAACACCACCCAAGTGGCATCAGCGATGACCGAAATGGCTGCCACCATTCATGAAGTCGCGAATAATGCCACCAGTTCCTCAGATGCCACAGATCAATTGGATCAGTCGGCTAAAAAAGGCACGCATGTGATTTCTGAAGCCCAAGCCTTGTCTGAAAAATTACAACAACAAGGCGAAGCATTCCGTGCGATTGTGAACGTCATTCAAGATAGTACCAGGGAAATTCAGAACTTTATTCAAGTGGTCGATGGTATTTCTGAGCAAACGAATTTATTGGCATTGAATGCGTCGATAGAAGCGGCACGTGCGGGGGAACAAGGGCGCGGCTTTGCTGTGGTTGCTGACGAAGTGCGGCATCTTGCTTCTCGCAGTCAAAAGGCGACAAAAGAAATAGAATCTCTTATTAATCAACTGGTTGGTAATACTAAAGAAGCCTCTGATGTGGTTGATAATAGTGCAGCGACCATTGAAAAAACCACATTTAATATTCATCAAGTGCAAGACGTATTTGGCTATATCGCCCAATCCATCACTGAGTTAGCCGAAGCGAATGTGCAAGTTGCGACGGCCAGTGAACAACAATCGGTCGCTTCACTACAAATTAGCTCAAATTTAGAAAGTATTCAGCATTCAGGCGAGAATGTCTTATTGAGTACCAGTGAAACAGCACAAGCGAGCGAAGACTTGTCGGTTCAAGCGAACGGATTAAAAGAACTCATGCATCAATTTCAGGTCGCTAATATCGCTACCCCGACGTAG
- a CDS encoding MBL fold metallo-hydrolase, with protein MKIDVIGSGSAFATHANTSAMLVTENDQCWLIDCGPTIPRALWQRSLTVNAIDVIYFTHIHPDHCAGLPALLNQWNSFGRVKPLTIVCQPEQQVMLESLVTLSIWPKSEMRFEQHWCHTLPTMHWGTWTIHTAPTDHDVPNRAIRIANHQHALFYSDDGRPTDASIALMKNATIAFQECASFDSLPEGDSHGDLPQCIELSEALNLDYLCVYHCWDEYLEDIQARCAALPHLYVSQDNLVIDLDKNIGHQLDDQLR; from the coding sequence ATGAAAATTGACGTGATTGGCAGCGGGAGCGCGTTCGCAACACACGCGAATACTTCAGCGATGTTAGTGACGGAAAATGACCAATGCTGGCTCATTGATTGTGGTCCAACGATACCACGTGCGTTGTGGCAGCGTTCATTAACGGTTAACGCTATCGATGTGATTTACTTCACTCACATTCATCCCGATCATTGCGCAGGATTACCGGCGTTATTAAACCAATGGAACAGTTTTGGTCGTGTTAAACCGTTAACTATTGTCTGTCAACCAGAGCAACAAGTGATGCTCGAATCCTTGGTTACGCTGTCAATCTGGCCCAAGTCCGAGATGCGCTTTGAACAGCACTGGTGTCATACTCTGCCGACAATGCATTGGGGCACCTGGACAATTCACACCGCTCCAACCGATCATGACGTGCCTAATCGAGCCATACGCATTGCAAACCACCAGCATGCCTTATTTTATAGTGACGACGGCCGACCAACGGATGCCTCTATCGCCTTAATGAAAAACGCGACGATTGCTTTTCAAGAATGTGCCTCGTTCGACTCCTTGCCCGAAGGTGACTCACATGGCGATCTACCACAATGCATAGAGCTTAGTGAGGCGTTAAATCTAGACTATCTGTGTGTGTATCACTGTTGGGATGAATACCTAGAAGACATACAAGCCCGCTGTGCCGCTCTCCCCCACCTGTATGTCAGCCAAGATAATCTCGTGATCGATTTAGACAAAAACATTGGCCATCAATTGGATGATCAACTTCGCTAA
- a CDS encoding TM2 domain-containing protein: MKGTILDYNDVDRVGIISGDDGQRYNFDIQEWKAATLPKAGTKVDFSAVEQQASAIYVDASASAGLSQAGSKKIAAALFAFFLGAFGAHKFYLGYTKQGVIMLLLFLFGFILLGIPSMIIGIIAFVEFVLYLVKSDEEFEQTYVVGHKPWF; encoded by the coding sequence ATGAAAGGTACAATTCTCGATTATAATGATGTAGATCGAGTTGGCATTATTTCTGGTGATGATGGGCAACGATACAATTTCGATATTCAAGAATGGAAAGCGGCAACATTACCGAAAGCCGGTACTAAAGTGGATTTTTCAGCAGTAGAACAACAGGCAAGTGCAATCTATGTGGATGCAAGTGCGAGTGCAGGTCTCTCGCAAGCGGGATCAAAGAAAATCGCTGCCGCTTTATTTGCTTTCTTCCTTGGCGCATTTGGTGCACATAAATTTTATTTAGGTTACACCAAGCAAGGCGTTATTATGCTATTGCTGTTTTTATTCGGGTTTATCTTACTCGGCATTCCATCTATGATTATTGGAATTATCGCCTTTGTTGAGTTTGTTCTTTATTTAGTCAAATCCGATGAAGAGTTTGAACAAACCTACGTGGTCGGCCATAAGCCTTGGTTTTAA
- a CDS encoding acetate/propionate family kinase, with protein MSNSYVLVINSGSSSLKFAVIDPATGDAVISGLGECFGLPEAMISWKYNGEKTEEAIPAGGDHHQYAFTRIVKLLDALHLSDKFVAIGHRVVAGGESFKGTVRVTEDVVNEVEKLAELAPLHNKANGYGMRAAMEVFPSLPQFATFDTAFHQTMPAKAFMYALPKKIYDDYRVRRYGAHGTSHYFVSREAAKVLGKAATECNLITVHLGNGASVSAIKNGECVDTSMGLTPLAGLAMGTRCGDLDPSVIEFLIRKGWDHDTIFNTLNKKSGLLGLSGKTSDMRGLIEAMDQGDKDAQLAFEVFTYRVAKYIASYLVAVGEGLDAIVFTGGIGENSLPVRSAVLNDLKVFGFVEDKQGNEAARFGQSGQIAKSDLFNAVALVIPTNEELVIAQDCVNLL; from the coding sequence ATGTCAAATTCTTACGTGTTGGTTATCAACTCTGGTAGCTCTTCGCTAAAATTTGCTGTCATTGACCCAGCAACAGGTGATGCAGTCATTAGTGGTCTCGGCGAATGTTTTGGTCTACCAGAAGCGATGATCAGTTGGAAATATAACGGGGAAAAAACAGAGGAAGCGATTCCAGCAGGCGGTGATCATCATCAGTACGCTTTTACTCGTATTGTGAAACTATTGGATGCACTGCACCTCAGTGATAAGTTTGTCGCTATAGGTCACCGTGTTGTTGCGGGGGGAGAATCGTTTAAAGGCACTGTACGTGTGACCGAAGACGTCGTGAACGAAGTTGAGAAGTTGGCGGAATTGGCGCCATTGCACAACAAAGCCAATGGCTATGGTATGCGCGCTGCGATGGAGGTTTTCCCATCATTGCCACAGTTTGCCACGTTTGATACGGCTTTTCACCAAACCATGCCAGCTAAAGCGTTTATGTACGCCTTACCGAAAAAAATCTACGACGATTACCGAGTTCGTCGTTATGGCGCTCATGGTACCAGCCATTATTTTGTCAGCCGTGAAGCGGCCAAGGTATTAGGTAAAGCCGCAACTGAATGTAATTTGATCACCGTGCATTTAGGCAATGGAGCCTCGGTGAGTGCCATCAAAAATGGCGAATGTGTTGATACCAGCATGGGGCTGACTCCTCTGGCTGGATTGGCGATGGGGACCCGCTGTGGCGATCTTGACCCGAGCGTGATTGAATTCCTTATCCGCAAAGGTTGGGATCATGACACCATTTTTAATACCTTGAACAAAAAATCAGGCTTACTGGGATTGTCTGGAAAAACCAGTGATATGCGTGGTTTGATTGAAGCCATGGATCAAGGCGATAAAGACGCTCAATTGGCGTTTGAAGTGTTTACCTATCGTGTGGCTAAATACATCGCTTCCTACCTTGTCGCGGTCGGCGAAGGATTGGATGCCATTGTATTCACTGGCGGCATTGGTGAAAACTCATTACCCGTGCGCAGCGCGGTATTGAACGACTTAAAAGTCTTTGGTTTTGTCGAAGACAAGCAAGGCAATGAAGCCGCTCGTTTTGGTCAGTCAGGTCAAATCGCCAAATCGGACCTGTTCAATGCGGTTGCTTTGGTGATTCCGACGAATGAAGAGCTCGTTATTGCACAAGATTGCGTGAATTTACTGTAA
- a CDS encoding IS30 family transposase: protein MNYQQLTEGRRYQISALLERGISVPEIAKTVQCHRSTVYRELKRGRKGEHYCPNEAQMSSTKKRKTARKYRIPKERVDFIRLLLETDWSPEQISNVLTKIGASVSHEWIYRFVAQDKRLGGKLYRHLRQGHKRYRRGKQEKAPAIKNAVSIDDRPSIVDSKERFGDWEIDTVLGKHGTGAMVTILERKTRFYVVKKVPSKSADDVTKATIELLKPYKKHVHTITADNGREFAGHETIAKELKADVYFAHPYSSWERGANENANGLLRQYVKKGTDLTTVTDIDIEFALSRINYRPRKCLGFKQAAIIFEEMALAS, encoded by the coding sequence ATGAATTATCAACAGTTGACCGAAGGCAGAAGATACCAGATTTCTGCTCTTTTGGAACGGGGAATTTCGGTTCCTGAAATAGCTAAAACAGTTCAGTGCCACCGCTCGACGGTATACCGTGAGCTTAAACGCGGTCGGAAGGGAGAGCATTATTGCCCTAACGAAGCCCAGATGTCGTCTACCAAAAAGCGCAAAACAGCACGTAAATACCGAATACCAAAGGAACGTGTCGATTTTATCCGCCTTCTTTTAGAAACAGATTGGAGTCCAGAGCAGATTTCTAATGTATTAACGAAAATTGGTGCATCTGTCAGTCATGAGTGGATCTATCGCTTTGTTGCTCAAGATAAACGCTTGGGCGGTAAGTTATATCGTCACTTGAGACAAGGTCATAAGCGGTATCGCCGAGGTAAACAAGAGAAAGCTCCAGCGATAAAAAATGCCGTTTCGATTGATGATAGACCAAGCATCGTTGACAGTAAGGAGCGGTTTGGTGACTGGGAAATCGACACTGTGCTAGGTAAGCATGGTACAGGTGCAATGGTGACTATTTTAGAGCGTAAGACTCGATTTTACGTGGTAAAGAAAGTGCCATCTAAGTCAGCGGATGATGTCACCAAAGCGACAATAGAGCTACTGAAGCCCTATAAGAAACATGTCCATACCATTACGGCAGATAACGGGCGAGAGTTTGCAGGTCATGAAACCATCGCAAAAGAATTAAAGGCTGATGTGTACTTTGCTCATCCGTACAGTTCTTGGGAGCGTGGTGCTAATGAGAATGCGAACGGTCTTTTAAGGCAATATGTGAAGAAAGGAACCGATCTAACGACAGTGACGGACATCGATATAGAGTTCGCTTTATCGCGGATAAATTACCGTCCGAGAAAGTGTTTAGGCTTCAAGCAGGCAGCCATTATATTTGAGGAGATGGCTTTAGCTTCTTGA
- a CDS encoding glutathione S-transferase family protein, whose product MDIILYSAKGSNSSERVEWALNFKRIAYQRIGVTSAELSTTYREINPYGYVPSLSVDGTVFSESMAILEYLEERFPSSSLLGQDLNEKTAIRRVCEYVNSSIHAPQNRTVLGFLRPELDEVSKRELRGAWILRCLDILRPTICLQSNYAIGQAFSLADIFVASIYKKAIQHGAASQPFYEQHLTHIRQNQRVLEAEPNT is encoded by the coding sequence ATGGATATTATTTTGTATAGCGCAAAAGGCTCGAATAGCTCTGAGCGGGTAGAGTGGGCGCTGAATTTTAAGCGCATTGCTTACCAAAGAATTGGGGTCACATCCGCAGAACTGTCCACGACCTATCGAGAGATTAATCCGTACGGTTACGTGCCATCACTGTCTGTTGATGGCACGGTATTTTCTGAATCCATGGCCATTCTTGAGTATCTTGAAGAACGGTTTCCTTCCTCTTCACTCTTGGGGCAAGACCTCAATGAAAAAACAGCCATCCGCCGCGTCTGTGAATATGTTAATTCCAGTATTCATGCGCCGCAAAACCGCACGGTCTTGGGGTTTTTACGTCCAGAACTCGATGAGGTATCCAAGCGTGAATTGCGTGGCGCGTGGATCCTACGCTGCCTTGACATCTTACGTCCCACGATCTGTCTTCAATCGAATTATGCGATTGGGCAAGCATTCAGTTTGGCGGATATATTCGTCGCTTCCATCTATAAAAAAGCCATACAGCATGGTGCTGCGAGCCAGCCTTTTTACGAGCAACACCTCACTCATATTCGGCAGAATCAACGTGTTCTCGAGGCCGAGCCTAATACGTAA
- a CDS encoding IS4 family transposase has product MRDVQILQQTLENQCPGIHKKRLRSLMLATRAVLGGSDLTLTKIGRALDTDTTVKHAIKRIDRLLGNRSLHREKESIYKWHASLITRANPFPVLLVDWSDVREQLRYMTLRASISVKGRAVTLYEQAFEYKNYNSPKSHQHFLDKLQSLLPQGCTPIIISDAGFRNTWFRQVANKGWFWLGRVRGEVSIKCGESAWQWNKAFYPQATDKPLFLGESQLAKRSPLQCFAYLYKSHPKGRKAHRHSRTCQKHSAGKVFHKGAKEPWLLVTNIPNHVLNGIKITRLYAKRMQIEESFRDLKSPAYGLALRHNRTRCTKRIDILLLMALMAEIIMWWNGLIAMQAKWHYDFQANTIKHRRVLSIPRLGKEVRCHRRYRIQESQYHWAMVEYQRLTHTCGLGEL; this is encoded by the coding sequence ATGCGCGATGTTCAAATTCTACAGCAAACTCTTGAAAACCAATGCCCTGGTATTCACAAAAAACGACTTAGATCTCTTATGCTTGCAACCAGAGCGGTACTGGGCGGCTCTGATCTCACCCTCACTAAAATTGGACGAGCTCTCGACACTGATACCACGGTGAAACATGCCATCAAACGTATTGACCGATTGCTTGGTAATCGCAGTCTACATCGTGAAAAAGAGTCCATATATAAATGGCATGCGTCCCTTATTACCCGAGCCAATCCTTTTCCTGTACTACTGGTTGATTGGTCGGATGTTCGTGAGCAACTGCGCTATATGACATTGCGAGCTTCGATATCCGTTAAAGGTCGCGCCGTCACGCTTTATGAACAGGCATTTGAGTACAAAAACTACAACTCACCCAAGAGCCATCAGCACTTTCTCGATAAGCTTCAATCCTTGCTCCCCCAAGGTTGCACCCCTATCATTATCTCCGACGCTGGCTTTAGAAATACGTGGTTCAGGCAAGTCGCCAACAAAGGTTGGTTCTGGCTTGGGCGTGTACGGGGCGAAGTCTCGATTAAGTGTGGCGAGAGCGCTTGGCAATGGAATAAAGCCTTTTACCCTCAAGCGACTGATAAGCCGCTGTTTTTAGGAGAAAGCCAACTGGCTAAGCGCTCACCGCTTCAGTGCTTTGCTTACTTATACAAGAGTCATCCCAAAGGCAGAAAAGCCCATCGGCATAGTCGAACCTGTCAGAAACACTCGGCTGGAAAAGTGTTCCATAAAGGAGCGAAAGAGCCTTGGCTTCTGGTCACTAACATCCCCAACCATGTACTTAACGGCATTAAAATTACCCGTTTGTACGCCAAAAGAATGCAAATTGAAGAGTCGTTCCGAGATCTAAAAAGTCCAGCCTACGGGTTGGCGCTTCGCCATAACCGAACACGTTGCACCAAACGTATTGATATCTTGTTGCTCATGGCATTGATGGCCGAAATCATCATGTGGTGGAATGGCTTAATCGCCATGCAAGCCAAATGGCATTATGACTTCCAAGCCAACACCATCAAGCATCGCCGTGTGCTCTCCATTCCTAGACTTGGTAAGGAAGTACGTTGCCACCGAAGATACCGAATACAAGAGTCCCAATATCATTGGGCAATGGTCGAATATCAACGCCTTACGCATACCTGTGGGTTGGGGGAATTATGA
- a CDS encoding DNA-3-methyladenine glycosylase I yields the protein MTIEHFEDIYHRACQRKGGKQALESLLQKPLHQDEIAAIPDDRWLAAFTMKVFQCGIQWKVVRDKWPNFESLFFQFRLEPILMQPDEAWEEKARDPGIIRYLPKVMTIPANAQMIFDVRVDHGSFGEWVAQWPKARIVDLWLHLKKHGKRLGGNTGPYALRQMGVDTFLMTYDVEAYLRATKIIDSGKETKRALYAANDAFNQWHAESGRSFTEISQIIAYSSGDLHDH from the coding sequence ATGACCATAGAACATTTCGAGGATATCTATCATCGAGCTTGCCAACGCAAAGGCGGCAAACAAGCTCTGGAGTCTCTCTTGCAAAAGCCTTTACACCAAGATGAGATCGCTGCTATTCCAGATGACCGCTGGTTAGCTGCGTTTACCATGAAAGTATTTCAATGTGGTATACAGTGGAAGGTTGTCCGTGATAAATGGCCGAATTTTGAGTCGCTCTTTTTTCAATTTCGCCTTGAGCCGATACTCATGCAGCCCGACGAGGCGTGGGAAGAAAAAGCTCGCGATCCTGGCATCATTCGTTATTTGCCCAAAGTGATGACGATTCCTGCGAATGCGCAAATGATATTTGATGTCCGTGTGGATCACGGTTCATTCGGAGAATGGGTCGCGCAATGGCCCAAAGCGCGAATTGTCGATTTATGGCTGCATTTGAAAAAGCATGGCAAGCGCCTCGGTGGCAATACCGGGCCTTATGCATTGCGACAAATGGGGGTGGATACTTTTTTGATGACCTACGATGTAGAAGCCTATTTACGCGCCACCAAGATTATCGACAGTGGTAAAGAGACTAAACGCGCCTTATACGCGGCCAATGATGCCTTTAACCAGTGGCATGCCGAGTCTGGACGCAGTTTTACCGAGATAAGCCAAATCATTGCCTATTCCAGTGGTGATCTGCACGATCATTAA
- a CDS encoding DMT family transporter produces MNKSFAIFILLLISALWGSQFPVIKYLINHDMSAESITFFRIFIGFFVLLVCMFWKKDRFSTDIKFWVLAALLGVSGDFLAQYLIANGQQTVTAGFSSILIASSPFFTFLLPYLIPGRELKKPQLYQLVSLGFGLSGIVVMSYQSLKITADVFGVACIIGAAFMFAVVNVVAEYARNYSGLSISTAALMIMVILLLPLNYQHLSLLQTSSLPVLSGVVYLAVFCTAIAFLLMLLLAQGTNAVYLSYSNFLVPLFGIGFAVMLLGETVRLDMLVSIALILLGITLLNLPRKDKDALTELTDNG; encoded by the coding sequence ATGAATAAGTCATTTGCTATTTTTATTCTGTTGTTGATCTCTGCGTTATGGGGATCCCAGTTTCCTGTGATCAAGTATTTAATCAATCATGATATGTCCGCGGAATCCATCACATTTTTCCGTATTTTTATCGGCTTTTTCGTCCTACTTGTGTGTATGTTCTGGAAGAAAGACCGATTTTCCACTGATATAAAATTCTGGGTATTAGCCGCTTTGTTGGGTGTTTCCGGTGATTTCTTAGCGCAGTACTTGATTGCGAATGGTCAGCAAACCGTCACTGCAGGATTCTCTTCCATTTTAATTGCTAGCTCGCCATTTTTTACTTTTTTGCTTCCTTACTTGATTCCGGGCCGAGAGTTGAAAAAACCACAGCTGTATCAGTTGGTATCACTGGGTTTTGGCTTGTCGGGGATTGTTGTGATGAGCTATCAAAGCTTGAAAATTACCGCGGACGTTTTTGGAGTGGCCTGTATTATCGGTGCGGCATTTATGTTTGCTGTGGTGAATGTGGTTGCCGAGTATGCACGTAATTACTCGGGGCTTTCTATCAGTACGGCAGCATTGATGATCATGGTGATCCTGCTACTACCGCTTAATTATCAGCACTTATCTTTGCTCCAAACCTCCTCACTACCGGTGCTGTCAGGCGTTGTCTACTTAGCTGTGTTCTGTACAGCAATCGCCTTTTTGCTGATGTTGCTTTTAGCGCAAGGAACGAATGCGGTGTATTTGTCTTATAGCAATTTCCTCGTGCCTCTTTTCGGCATTGGGTTTGCTGTTATGTTGTTGGGAGAGACAGTGAGATTAGATATGCTGGTGTCTATCGCCCTTATTCTGTTGGGTATTACGCTATTGAATCTTCCGCGTAAAGACAAAGACGCGCTGACGGAGCTAACGGACAACGGATAA